The Bradyrhizobium sp. CCGB01 genome segment ATTGCCGGCGGTGCCGTTTCATCACCGGCGCCGAAGCGGACGATTTGCAGCAGGCCGCCGATGATCAACAGGTTCTTCATGAAATGCGGAAGCTGGGCCGGATCGGCTAAGTTGCGATGGAAGATCAGGGCGGTGGCCAAGGTAAATACCGCCAGAACCGCCGCAGCGAAGCGTGTCCGATGGCCGGCAATCAACAGCGCGCCGCTACCGACTTCGATCAACACCGCCAAGACCACGCCCGCCGAGACAAGCGGCAATCCCGCGCCCGAAATCAGCCTTTCGGTCCCCGAAAAGTCGCCCAGTTTCGCTAAACCGCCAGCAACGAAGACGCCACCGATCAGTACCCGACCAGCAACGGAGATAATGCGATTTGACAAGTTTTCTCATCCCGCAAAAATGGGTTGGCGGACACTTGACGTCGCCTTCCACTGGTTCGGTCGAATTTAATATAGATAACTATATCTAATCTGCAAGCGCTGATTTGGCGCTGCCCCTCTCTCGCTGTCGGCTCTGAACGGCGGCTGGTCGGTTGGAGGATGGCCTGATTGCCGCGGGCGGGCTGAGCGAAATCGAGGCGTCTGAAGTGTCAGAAGGTCGCGCGCTGGTAATGGCGTAACCTGGTATCTGTTATTGCTCGAAATCAGCTCGTGACGATCTTTCGTCGGCCGGGTGTATCGCACCAAGCCCGATCTTGATTCTGTTCCAGGCGTTGACCTGCGCGATCAGCAACGTGACTTCCACCGACTCTTCCTCGCTGAAATGCAGACGCAGTTCTTCGTAAGAAGCGTCCGGCGCGTGCGTTTCGGACACCAGTGTGAGGGCTTCGGTCCAGCCCAACGCGGCGCGCTCGCGATCGGAATATAATCCAGACTCGCGCCATGCGCTCAGCAGATGTAGCCTATCCTCGGTCTCGCCGTGCTTACGGGCATCCGCGATGTGATGATGGATGCAGAAGGCGCATCCATTGATCTGCGAAGCACGGGTCATGACAAGCTCTCGCAACAGAGGTTCGAGACCATTGGTTTGAGCTGTTTTCCCCAGTTCGATCCAAGGCTGCATTGCCGCCGGGCTCACGACGAACGGGTTTAGCCTCACTGACATTGCGATCTCCTCTCCAGAGTTTCGCCGCTATGACGATTTGCTCGCAGTGATTGTGACATGAATTCCACGAATTCCCGCCCGGGCCGCTACGATGCGGCAGGGGCCTCGTGCCCTGGTCGAGCCCAGTCCTTCAGACAGATTGGAATGCGGTCGCAGACGTCGCAGCTGAAGGAACTCGGCTAAGTCGAATTCAGGTTGCAGCCGGAGCTGCGGACATGTCCATCCACATCGCTTCCCAGACATGGCCATCGGGATCCGCCAGATTGCGATTATACATGAAGCCGTAGTCCTGCTTCGCGTTGACGTCCGCGGTTCCGCCATTCTCCGCGGCGGCGTCGTTCATCGCATCGACGTCGTCGCGGCTCCCACACGACAAGGCGAGCATCACCTCGCTCGAGGTCGACGGGGCAATCGGACGATGCGTGAAGGTCTGCCATTTCCCATGAGTAAGCAGCATGACGTGGATGACGTCTGTCAGGACCATGCAGGCGCTGACCTCGTCGCTGAATTGCGGATTGTGCGTAAAGCCAATCGCCTCGTAGAAGGCTTTCGATTTCGCAAGGTCTGCAACGGGAAGATTGATAAATATTGTTCTCGGCATTTCGTGTCTCCTTTGTTGATGTCAAAATTCTGGGTCAAACTCGCGCCTACGGCGGACTTTTTGCTTCATCGCCCATCGAGTAACTGCCCTGCCTCAGCGGACGGAAAAACGTCCGAATGTCTTCGGCGAGCAAGCCGGGGACTTCCCAGGCGGCGAAGTGCCCCCCCCGAGGCAGGTTCGACCAGTGCACGACGTTGAACGCTCGCTCCGCCCAACTGCGGGGCGGCATCGGCAGCTCCCCGGGCAAATGAACGATACCGCAGGGCGGCGTGATCCGCTGTCCGGCGGCCAAGTGCAAAGGATGCTCCCTGGACTCGCTGTAAAAGCGCATCGCGGAATGTGCAGTGCCAGTCAGCCAATGCACCATAATGTCGGTGATCATCTCGTCCTTCGAGATGATCTCGTCTGGCTCGACCTGGCAGTCGCTCCAGCTGCGGAACTTCTCGACGTACCAGGCCGCCAAACCGACGGGTGAATCAGTCAGCGCGTAAGAAAGGGTGAGCGGCTTGGTGGCCTGGATGGCAATGTAGGCGCCCTCGGCTGCTGTCCAGTCGGCGACGCGGGCGAGATAACCTTCTTCCTCAGAGGTAAGCGGCGGGTCGTCGGGGCTGAGCGCAGGCCGGAATCTCGTTGATAGATAGTTGAGGTGGACGCCGACCAATCGATCCGGATGCTGTAGCGCTGTCGCGGCGCTGATCCACGATCCCCAGTCCCCGCCCTGGGCGCCAAACTTGGCATAGCCAAGACGCGTCATGAGTTTCGCCCAAAGGTCCGCGACAGCGAACACGCTGGTTCCCCTTTCCTTCGGGCGACTGGAGAAGCCATAGCCTGGAATGGATGGCGCGATGACGGTGAAGGCGTCGGCGGGATCGCCACCGTACGATGCCGGATCGGTCAACATCGGGATGATCTTCAGTAACTCGACAAAGCTTCCAGGCCACCCATGGGTCAGCACGAGAGGAGCTGGCGCTGGTCCTTTGCCCGGTTGATGAATGAAATGAATCCGGTGCTCGCCGATGTCCGTCACGAACTGCGGAAATGAGTTCAGCCGCTCTTCCTGCGTCTGCCAATCATACTGATCCAGCCAGTATGCGACGAAGCTCTTCATGTAGTCGACAGGCGGCCCGTAGCGCCAGGCGTCGGCCACGACTTCATCAGGCCAAATGGCGCGGCTCAGGCGTTTCCTCAGATCGCGCAGCACCTCGGGATCCGCATGGAAAGTAAAGGGATTGATTGCGGTATCCTTCACCGGGATGCCCTCCGTTGAGGGGTGTCGTCTGCGGCTGGCCCCATTGCTGAGGCGAGGCCAACGATCGCGCGGACATGATTTTGCGCTTCAGCTTCGTCGAGCAGGAAAGCGGCTAGATCGGCACGCTCCATGATGACTTTGCCGGGCGGCATCGCTCCCACATTGAATCGATATCCGCGGGGCCTTCCGCCCTCCAACAGTCTTGGCGGGCGCACGATGGTCCAGTCCAAGTGGGCGGCCCGAATTTCCCGCTCCATCGCCGTGCTGTCGGCCACTTGTCTCGCAAGCAAAAGTCGCAACAGCAAAAGCAGCGGGTTGGCCGTTGGATACAGCAGACCCTGAGAAATCACGAGATAGCGTCGCACACCGCACGTCGTCATGGCCCGGATAACCGCTCGTGCACTTTCCTGGAGGAGGCCCCCATCCTTGGACGATCGCTGGCCGAGACACGAGATGACCGCATCCTGCCCGGTGATCAGAGAGGTAAGCTGATCGCTATCGCGAGGCTCGCTCGCGGCGGCGACGCTGTGGCCTCGAGCCAAGGCTTGCTCGGTGACAAGCCGCCCGGTTCGGCCGGTTGCCCCTAGCACAACGAGCTTCATATCAATGTCCTTGATGACAGGGCGCCTGTTTCCGAAACCTCGGCGCTCGGACTATTCCGAAAGCGCACGCTGAGCTTCCTGCTGCGCCCGAATGGTTCGCGGATCGACAGCGATCCAAGATTCAGAGATCTTCCCGTCGGTGACCCGATACGCGTTTATGCCCCAGGATTCGAAAGGCTTGTGGGTCGGCTTCAGATTGAAGAATTGGCCCGTGTGAACGCCGGTTTCATGCCAGCAAGCAACGACCCAATCGCCCTCCGCGACCAATGATTCGAGGTCGATGCGAAAATCGGAGTAGGCTTGGTGAATGTTTGCCGCTGCTGCAACGAAGCCGGCGGGGCCATTGCGCCCATTGGAATGGTCGACGTGGGACTCCGCCACGAGATCGAAAAAGTCTGCGGGACTGTTACGCCCGATGGCGTCGTACAAGCGCTTGATGACGTCCTTGTTGAGCGTGATTGATCCGATCTCCGCCATCTGTCTTCTCCGAGCCTGATTCTTCGTTATAGATTTGCTACGATGCAAACCATATTGAATATAGCAAACTATATCGGATACGCTAGAGCAATGTCAAAAGAAAATGCCCGTACCTATCGCTCACCGTCGCGCGCGAAGCAGGCATCCGAAACGCAGACGCGCATCCTTGATGCAGCGATGGCGCTGTTCCAGACGAAGGGATTCGATGGGACTACGATCGACGCTATCGCCGCCGAGGCTGGGGTAGCTGCGCCGACGGTCTACGCCGCGTTCAAGTCGAAGCGCGGTATCTTCATGGCGCTGCTCGACAGCGCGCGGTTCGGCCAACGATATCAGACCCTGGTGTCCGAGGCCCAGGCGACGACAGACCCGCGCGCGCGGCTGCGCCTGTCCGCGCAGATTGCGCGGCAAATCTATGAATCAGAGACAGCGACGATGGATCTGCTGCTTGGCGCGTCCGCAGTGTCCCCAGAACTCGCGAAATTGGTCGGAGAGCGTGAAGAGCGGCGACGTCACTCGCAGCTCCCCCTCATCGAGGAACTACATGGTCTCGGTGCCCTAAGGCGGGGACTCGACATCCGCAGCGCTGCGGATCTGATGTGGACGTTGACGAGCCGTGAGATCTACCGATTGCTGGTGAGCGAGTGCAGCTGGTTGCCGTCGG includes the following:
- a CDS encoding DoxX family protein, with the protein product MSNRIISVAGRVLIGGVFVAGGLAKLGDFSGTERLISGAGLPLVSAGVVLAVLIEVGSGALLIAGHRTRFAAAVLAVFTLATALIFHRNLADPAQLPHFMKNLLIIGGLLQIVRFGAGDETAPPAIARKS
- a CDS encoding carboxymuconolactone decarboxylase family protein, with amino-acid sequence MSVRLNPFVVSPAAMQPWIELGKTAQTNGLEPLLRELVMTRASQINGCAFCIHHHIADARKHGETEDRLHLLSAWRESGLYSDRERAALGWTEALTLVSETHAPDASYEELRLHFSEEESVEVTLLIAQVNAWNRIKIGLGAIHPADERSSRADFEQ
- a CDS encoding VOC family protein, encoding MPRTIFINLPVADLAKSKAFYEAIGFTHNPQFSDEVSACMVLTDVIHVMLLTHGKWQTFTHRPIAPSTSSEVMLALSCGSRDDVDAMNDAAAENGGTADVNAKQDYGFMYNRNLADPDGHVWEAMWMDMSAAPAAT
- a CDS encoding alpha/beta fold hydrolase, producing the protein MKDTAINPFTFHADPEVLRDLRKRLSRAIWPDEVVADAWRYGPPVDYMKSFVAYWLDQYDWQTQEERLNSFPQFVTDIGEHRIHFIHQPGKGPAPAPLVLTHGWPGSFVELLKIIPMLTDPASYGGDPADAFTVIAPSIPGYGFSSRPKERGTSVFAVADLWAKLMTRLGYAKFGAQGGDWGSWISAATALQHPDRLVGVHLNYLSTRFRPALSPDDPPLTSEEEGYLARVADWTAAEGAYIAIQATKPLTLSYALTDSPVGLAAWYVEKFRSWSDCQVEPDEIISKDEMITDIMVHWLTGTAHSAMRFYSESREHPLHLAAGQRITPPCGIVHLPGELPMPPRSWAERAFNVVHWSNLPRGGHFAAWEVPGLLAEDIRTFFRPLRQGSYSMGDEAKSPP
- a CDS encoding NAD(P)-dependent oxidoreductase, whose protein sequence is MKLVVLGATGRTGRLVTEQALARGHSVAAASEPRDSDQLTSLITGQDAVISCLGQRSSKDGGLLQESARAVIRAMTTCGVRRYLVISQGLLYPTANPLLLLLRLLLARQVADSTAMEREIRAAHLDWTIVRPPRLLEGGRPRGYRFNVGAMPPGKVIMERADLAAFLLDEAEAQNHVRAIVGLASAMGPAADDTPQRRASR
- a CDS encoding ester cyclase, with amino-acid sequence MAEIGSITLNKDVIKRLYDAIGRNSPADFFDLVAESHVDHSNGRNGPAGFVAAAANIHQAYSDFRIDLESLVAEGDWVVACWHETGVHTGQFFNLKPTHKPFESWGINAYRVTDGKISESWIAVDPRTIRAQQEAQRALSE
- a CDS encoding TetR/AcrR family transcriptional regulator encodes the protein MSKENARTYRSPSRAKQASETQTRILDAAMALFQTKGFDGTTIDAIAAEAGVAAPTVYAAFKSKRGIFMALLDSARFGQRYQTLVSEAQATTDPRARLRLSAQIARQIYESETATMDLLLGASAVSPELAKLVGEREERRRHSQLPLIEELHGLGALRRGLDIRSAADLMWTLTSREIYRLLVSECSWLPSAYEDWLQATLRRELCSETDTKTN